In Kitasatospora sp. NBC_00240, the following are encoded in one genomic region:
- a CDS encoding MarR family transcriptional regulator: MNDEQVLASVLDTLGAVMELRRHQSPQVRARTAMLAVLGWHGELRVVELAEHLQVDMSAVSRQLAHLEQDGLAGRRPNPADGRSCLVGPTAAGLDLLARTRLESTRRLAHATGTWDRADLRALAGLLDRLHQDLEHGFPPAAPTPPAVPAVSAPPAVPAVPAPPAAPAVSAPPAVPAVPAPPAAPARS; this comes from the coding sequence GTGAACGACGAGCAGGTGCTCGCCTCCGTCCTGGACACCCTGGGCGCCGTCATGGAGCTGCGCCGCCACCAGTCGCCCCAGGTCAGGGCGAGGACGGCCATGCTCGCGGTGCTCGGCTGGCACGGTGAGCTGCGGGTGGTGGAACTCGCGGAACATCTCCAGGTCGACATGTCGGCGGTCAGCCGTCAGCTGGCCCACCTGGAGCAGGACGGCCTCGCCGGCCGCCGCCCGAACCCCGCCGACGGCCGGTCCTGCCTGGTCGGCCCCACCGCTGCCGGCCTCGACCTGCTGGCCCGGACCCGTCTGGAGAGCACCCGCCGGCTGGCGCACGCCACCGGGACCTGGGACCGAGCGGACCTCCGGGCCCTCGCCGGACTCCTCGACCGGCTCCACCAGGACCTGGAGCACGGCTTCCCGCCCGCCGCACCCACACCCCCTGCTGTACCGGCCGTATCCGCGCCGCCCGCCGTACCCGCCGTACCCGCACCACCCGCCGCACCCGCCGTATCCGCACCGCCCGCCGTACCCGCCGTACCCGCACCACCCGCCGCACCCGCCCGATCGTGA
- a CDS encoding sugar isomerase produces the protein MSSPTPSPTSRTAIEIDTQPACWRRAGALVPTAAAALPRRGERVAVVGCGTSWFMAQAYAALREQGGHGLTDAFAASEFPHGRSYDRVVALTRSGTTTEVLDLLARLDPSTPSTALTADPATPVMKLAGATVVLDFADEESVVQTRFATTALALLRAHLESEDALPAGVSTVARAAQDAERALAEELPAGTVTAGQISFLGAGWTYGLAQEAALKMREAAGSWTESYPAMEYRHGPIAITGPGRAVWMLGALPDGLADDIARVGGLLVAGSGADDTALDPMADLVRVHRLAVAAAEAAGRNPDRPLNLTRSVVLGEQTG, from the coding sequence ATGTCGAGCCCGACGCCCTCCCCCACCTCCCGTACGGCGATCGAGATCGACACCCAGCCGGCGTGCTGGCGCCGCGCCGGGGCCCTCGTCCCGACCGCCGCGGCCGCCCTGCCGCGCCGGGGCGAGCGGGTGGCCGTCGTCGGCTGCGGCACCTCGTGGTTCATGGCCCAGGCCTACGCCGCACTCCGCGAGCAGGGCGGGCACGGACTCACCGACGCCTTCGCCGCCTCGGAGTTCCCGCACGGGCGGAGCTACGACCGGGTGGTCGCCCTCACCCGCTCCGGCACCACCACCGAGGTGCTCGACCTGCTCGCGCGGCTCGACCCCTCGACCCCGTCCACCGCCCTCACCGCCGACCCGGCAACCCCGGTGATGAAGCTCGCCGGCGCCACCGTGGTGCTCGACTTCGCCGACGAGGAGTCGGTCGTCCAGACCCGCTTCGCCACCACCGCGCTCGCCCTGCTCCGCGCCCACCTGGAGAGCGAGGACGCGCTGCCGGCCGGCGTCAGCACCGTCGCGCGGGCCGCGCAGGACGCCGAACGCGCCCTGGCCGAGGAGCTCCCCGCCGGCACGGTGACGGCCGGCCAGATCTCCTTCCTCGGCGCCGGCTGGACGTACGGCCTGGCGCAGGAGGCCGCGCTGAAGATGCGGGAGGCCGCCGGCTCCTGGACCGAGTCCTACCCGGCGATGGAGTACCGGCACGGCCCGATCGCGATCACCGGCCCCGGCCGCGCGGTCTGGATGCTCGGCGCCCTGCCGGACGGCCTCGCCGACGACATCGCCCGGGTCGGCGGCCTGCTGGTGGCCGGTTCCGGCGCGGACGACACCGCCCTCGACCCGATGGCCGACCTGGTCCGGGTGCACCGGCTCGCCGTCGCCGCCGCCGAGGCGGCCGGCCGCAACCCCGACCGGCCGCTCAACCTGACCCGCTCGGTGGTCCTCGGCGAGCAGACCGGCTGA
- a CDS encoding peptidoglycan recognition protein encodes MDIDRRSVLRRAAQAASAGAAVALAAAGPPRHPRHSAAPRPAAAPALAPPPGTRTPFAAAAPPVIVRRSTWQTNLPETERQRDPAVRAVFIHHTDDPNSYGPQDVPDILRAIYREHRENQGWDDIGYNFLVDRFGTVYEGRLGSTEEPVVGAHTMGFNRETVGIAAIGTYTAGMQVPAPVVDAMARIAAWKLGQYGIDPQGRSELTSESSGSRFPSGTSHAFDAVSGHRDAFCTLCPGDALYLALPGIIERAAEVLRGDPPVRPGAATPPPRPARPPSELVRELSPRT; translated from the coding sequence ATGGACATCGACCGCCGCTCAGTGCTGCGCCGCGCGGCGCAGGCCGCCTCGGCGGGGGCAGCAGTGGCGCTGGCGGCAGCCGGGCCACCACGGCACCCGAGGCACTCCGCCGCCCCCCGTCCCGCCGCGGCACCGGCTCTCGCCCCGCCGCCGGGTACGCGCACACCCTTCGCGGCGGCCGCACCGCCGGTGATCGTCCGTCGCTCGACCTGGCAGACGAACTTGCCGGAGACCGAGCGACAGCGCGACCCTGCCGTGCGGGCGGTGTTCATCCACCACACCGACGACCCGAACTCCTACGGCCCTCAGGACGTACCCGACATCCTCCGGGCCATCTACCGGGAGCACCGGGAGAACCAGGGCTGGGACGACATCGGCTACAACTTCCTGGTCGACCGCTTCGGCACCGTCTACGAGGGCCGCCTCGGCAGTACCGAGGAGCCGGTCGTCGGAGCTCACACGATGGGCTTCAACCGGGAGACGGTCGGCATCGCCGCGATCGGGACCTACACCGCCGGCATGCAGGTGCCCGCCCCCGTGGTGGACGCGATGGCCCGGATCGCTGCCTGGAAACTCGGTCAGTACGGCATCGACCCCCAGGGCCGGTCGGAACTGACCTCCGAAAGCAGCGGCAGCCGGTTCCCCTCGGGCACCAGCCATGCGTTCGACGCCGTCTCCGGCCACCGGGACGCGTTCTGCACCCTCTGCCCCGGCGACGCGCTCTACCTGGCCCTGCCCGGCATCATCGAGCGCGCCGCCGAAGTCCTACGAGGCGATCCACCCGTCCGCCCGGGCGCCGCCACTCCCCCGCCGAGGCCTGCCCGGCCGCCTTCCGAACTGGTCCGCGAACTCTCCCCACGGACCTGA
- a CDS encoding MBL fold metallo-hydrolase translates to MARWQIGDITVHRVDELTLPAGTGPWLLPGATPDVVAGSSWLAPSFAGPDHVINLAVHSFAVEVGGLRVLVDTGVGNGKTRANPAWNQLDTPFLARLAAVGFTPDTVDRVILTHLHADHVGWNTSATPDGSWRPTFPRARHLTARAEDEYWASADIEPARRQMLDDSVEPIRAHGLLDLVDVLPGGTEILPGVTLVPAPGHTPGQIAVVLSSRGRRAVITGDCVHHPVQLARPDLCSCVDIDPAAAVRTRTRLLDELAGTDTILLGSHFPEPTGGLVRRDGDAFRLVALD, encoded by the coding sequence ATGGCCCGTTGGCAGATCGGCGACATCACCGTCCACCGCGTGGACGAGCTCACCCTGCCCGCCGGAACCGGCCCCTGGCTGCTCCCCGGAGCCACCCCGGACGTGGTCGCCGGCAGCAGCTGGCTCGCACCGTCGTTCGCCGGGCCCGACCACGTGATCAATCTCGCCGTGCACAGCTTCGCGGTGGAGGTCGGGGGGCTGCGCGTCCTCGTCGACACCGGTGTCGGCAACGGCAAGACCAGGGCCAACCCCGCCTGGAACCAGCTCGACACGCCCTTCCTGGCCAGGCTCGCCGCCGTCGGCTTCACCCCCGACACGGTGGACCGGGTGATCCTCACCCACCTGCACGCGGACCACGTGGGCTGGAACACCAGCGCCACCCCGGACGGCAGTTGGCGGCCCACCTTCCCCCGCGCCCGCCACCTCACCGCCCGCGCGGAGGACGAGTACTGGGCGTCGGCCGACATCGAGCCGGCCCGCCGTCAGATGCTGGACGACTCGGTCGAGCCAATCCGCGCGCACGGCCTGCTGGACCTCGTCGACGTGCTGCCCGGCGGCACCGAGATCCTCCCCGGCGTCACCCTGGTGCCCGCCCCCGGCCACACGCCGGGCCAGATCGCGGTGGTGCTCAGCAGCCGGGGTCGCCGGGCGGTGATCACCGGGGACTGCGTGCACCACCCGGTCCAGCTGGCCCGTCCGGACCTGTGCAGCTGCGTCGACATCGACCCGGCCGCCGCCGTCCGGACCAGGACCCGGCTGCTGGACGAGCTGGCCGGCACCGACACGATCCTGCTCGGCAGCCACTTCCCTGAGCCCACGGGCGGCCTGGTCCGCCGGGACGGGGACGCCTTCCGCCTGGTGGCGCTCGACTGA
- a CDS encoding MarR family transcriptional regulator has translation MTATDPALTALAQGWCALSLLHGRIEARVEKALQAEHGLSAREFSLLDVLGRQHDGPGGHLQMKQVADAVVLSQSATTRLVTRLEDRGLLSRYLCPTDRRGIYTEVSDSGRALLAAARPTNDTALREALAEAAEVPELSALVEAVRSGAAPDGVRA, from the coding sequence ATGACCGCCACGGACCCCGCACTCACCGCCCTCGCCCAGGGCTGGTGCGCGCTGTCGCTGCTGCACGGCCGGATCGAGGCCCGGGTGGAGAAGGCCCTGCAGGCCGAACACGGCCTCAGCGCCCGCGAGTTCTCGCTGCTCGACGTACTCGGCCGACAGCACGACGGCCCCGGCGGGCACCTGCAGATGAAGCAGGTCGCGGACGCCGTCGTGCTCAGCCAGAGCGCCACCACCCGCCTGGTGACCCGCCTGGAGGACCGCGGACTGCTCTCCCGCTACCTCTGCCCCACCGACCGGCGGGGCATCTACACCGAGGTGAGCGACAGCGGCCGGGCGCTGCTCGCCGCGGCCCGCCCCACCAACGACACCGCCCTGCGCGAGGCGCTGGCGGAGGCCGCCGAGGTCCCCGAGCTGTCCGCGCTGGTGGAGGCCGTCCGGTCGGGCGCAGCGCCGGACGGCGTACGCGCCTGA
- a CDS encoding MFS transporter, which translates to MPLALLALAIGAFGIGTTEFVIMGLLPEVAGDFGVSIPTAGWLVTGYALGVLVGAPLMTALGTRVSRKRMLMLLMGLFIAGNLLSAVAPVFGVMIAGRLVASLAHGAFFGIGAVVAADLVAPSRKAGAIALMFTGLTVANVVGVPLGTYVGQAAGWRTTFFLVAALGVIGLAGIARLVPEIPRPQGVRLRHELAAFRNVQVLLAMGMTVLGFGGVFAAITYISPMMTEVAGFADSSVTWLLVLFGLGMVGGNLLGGKLADRALMPLLYVTLGSLALVLALFTVTAHNRFAAAVTITLIGALGFAAVPPLQKRVLDQAAGAPTLASAVNIGAFNLGNALAALIGGMVISAGFGWTAPNWVGAALAASALLLALVSGALERRGTTHPVADHPVADHRTAAEAAPALHH; encoded by the coding sequence ATGCCTCTCGCACTACTGGCCCTGGCCATCGGGGCCTTCGGTATCGGGACCACCGAATTCGTGATCATGGGCCTGCTGCCCGAGGTCGCCGGTGACTTCGGCGTCTCCATCCCCACCGCCGGCTGGCTCGTCACCGGCTACGCCCTCGGCGTGCTGGTCGGCGCCCCGCTGATGACCGCCCTCGGCACCCGGGTCTCCCGCAAGCGGATGCTGATGCTGCTGATGGGCCTGTTCATCGCCGGCAACCTGCTCTCCGCCGTGGCCCCCGTCTTCGGGGTCATGATCGCCGGGCGGCTGGTCGCCTCGCTCGCCCACGGCGCGTTCTTCGGCATCGGCGCCGTCGTCGCGGCCGACCTGGTGGCCCCCTCCAGGAAGGCCGGCGCCATCGCCCTGATGTTCACCGGCCTCACCGTCGCCAACGTGGTCGGCGTCCCGCTCGGCACCTACGTCGGACAGGCCGCCGGCTGGCGGACCACCTTCTTCCTGGTGGCCGCGCTCGGCGTGATCGGCCTGGCCGGCATCGCCCGGCTGGTCCCCGAGATCCCCAGGCCCCAGGGCGTCCGCCTGCGGCACGAGCTGGCCGCGTTCCGCAATGTCCAGGTCCTGCTCGCGATGGGGATGACCGTGCTCGGCTTCGGCGGGGTCTTCGCCGCCATCACCTACATCTCCCCGATGATGACCGAGGTGGCCGGCTTCGCCGACTCCTCCGTCACCTGGCTGCTGGTCCTCTTCGGCCTCGGCATGGTCGGCGGCAACCTGCTCGGCGGCAAGCTCGCCGACCGCGCCCTGATGCCGCTGCTGTACGTCACGCTCGGTTCGCTCGCCCTGGTGCTGGCGCTGTTCACCGTCACCGCCCACAACAGGTTCGCGGCCGCCGTCACCATCACGCTGATCGGGGCGCTCGGCTTCGCCGCCGTCCCCCCGCTGCAGAAGCGGGTGCTCGACCAGGCCGCCGGCGCCCCCACGCTGGCCTCCGCCGTCAACATCGGGGCCTTCAACCTCGGCAACGCGCTGGCCGCCCTGATCGGCGGCATGGTGATCTCGGCCGGCTTCGGCTGGACCGCCCCCAACTGGGTCGGCGCCGCGCTGGCCGCCTCCGCCCTGCTGCTGGCCCTGGTCTCCGGCGCCCTGGAGCGCCGCGGCACCACCCACCCCGTCGCCGACCACCCCGTCGCCGACCACCGCACCGCCGCCGAGGCCGCGCCCGCGCTGCACCACTGA
- a CDS encoding heme-binding protein, protein MSTATTVTPLTTQDAEALVAAARTAAESAGVTVSITVLDAGGHLLAFRRDDRAVLISGETSTRKAWTALQLNAPTADLVDAVQPGGLFHTLPTALDRPLLFIAGGIPLHRDGRLIGALGVGGGAPAQDHAFATTAAAVLDAAPAQRA, encoded by the coding sequence ATGAGCACCGCAACCACTGTCACCCCGCTGACCACCCAGGACGCCGAGGCGCTCGTCGCCGCCGCCCGTACCGCCGCCGAGTCGGCCGGTGTCACGGTCAGCATCACCGTCCTCGATGCCGGCGGCCACCTGCTGGCCTTCCGCCGCGACGACCGGGCCGTCCTGATCTCCGGCGAGACCAGCACCCGCAAGGCCTGGACCGCCCTCCAGCTGAACGCCCCGACCGCCGACCTGGTCGACGCCGTCCAGCCCGGCGGGCTCTTCCACACCCTGCCCACCGCCCTGGACCGGCCGCTGCTCTTCATCGCCGGCGGCATCCCGCTGCACCGCGACGGCCGCCTGATCGGCGCCCTCGGCGTCGGCGGCGGCGCCCCCGCGCAGGACCACGCCTTCGCCACCACCGCGGCCGCCGTCCTGGACGCGGCCCCGGCGCAGCGGGCCTGA
- a CDS encoding ABC transporter ATP-binding protein, producing the protein MAPRHERPSTEARHAAHPAVELRSVRRSYGRGDRAVHALRGIDLTLARGSFTAVMGPSGSGKSTFLQCAAGLDRPTSGEVLLGGKEITRLSENRLTQLRRSRIGFVFQSFNLLPSLTVQQNVLLPQRLAGERQDRGRARQLLTQVGLAEHAGRRPGQLSGGQQQRVAIARALITGPEVLFADEPTGALDTRTAAEVLTLLRQAVDAMGATVVMVTHDPLAASHADRVLFLADGALADEIVRPDPQRVAERMISLTARAAGHRTEAAA; encoded by the coding sequence ATGGCACCCCGGCACGAGCGCCCGAGCACCGAGGCGCGGCACGCCGCGCACCCCGCGGTGGAACTGCGGTCGGTGCGGCGCAGCTACGGCCGCGGCGACCGCGCCGTGCACGCCCTGCGCGGCATCGACCTGACCCTGGCCCGCGGGAGCTTCACCGCCGTGATGGGCCCCTCCGGCTCCGGCAAGAGCACCTTCCTGCAGTGCGCGGCCGGGCTGGACCGGCCCACCTCCGGCGAGGTGCTGCTCGGCGGCAAGGAGATCACCCGACTCAGCGAGAACCGGCTGACCCAGCTGCGCCGCAGCCGGATCGGCTTCGTCTTCCAGTCCTTCAACCTGCTGCCCTCGCTCACCGTCCAGCAGAACGTGCTGCTCCCGCAGCGCCTCGCCGGCGAACGCCAGGACCGTGGCCGGGCACGGCAGTTGCTCACCCAGGTCGGCCTCGCCGAGCACGCCGGCCGGCGGCCCGGCCAGCTCTCCGGCGGCCAGCAGCAGCGGGTGGCGATCGCCCGGGCACTGATCACCGGCCCCGAGGTGCTCTTCGCCGACGAGCCGACCGGCGCCCTGGACACCCGCACCGCCGCCGAAGTGCTCACCCTGCTGCGGCAGGCCGTGGACGCCATGGGCGCGACCGTCGTGATGGTCACCCACGACCCCCTCGCCGCCTCGCACGCCGACCGGGTGCTGTTCCTGGCCGACGGCGCGCTCGCCGACGAGATCGTCCGCCCCGACCCGCAGCGCGTCGCCGAGCGGATGATCTCCCTCACCGCCCGCGCCGCCGGCCACCGCACGGAGGCGGCAGCATGA
- a CDS encoding ABC transporter permease: MTNGLARASVRSRPASFVGSLVALLLGAAVITACGTLLQTGLTAHLPPVRHAGTPVLVAADPQARVTVGRGEDRETVSTSLPERARVDTALAAEIAARPGVAAAVPDIAFPLQEVRTGHPDRDAALPPLTGRGYAATAITGGGAAVLAEGRAPGAGEIALDAATARAAQLAPGDRLTLAAPGGSGGYRISGLTAAGAGAASAWFADATAGELSGHPGRADAIAVRPREGVDTRTLAEQVRQAVGDRAQVLTGDARGAVEQPGLIQARELLTGLGGSFGGVAAMTAVFVVLGTVALATGQRAREFALLRAIGATPRQIRRTIAAEAMLLAPVAAGLGILPGLALARWWFGQLVERGAIPRGVRLDVGPLPMAAAVVVSLLSALTAGYVAARRPSKLRPSQALGEAAVERARPGVVRTGLGLLTLAGGIVLAALAAGHAGTDAANLALGVVMCLLTAVALLGPTVARIAATVLGLPLRSGGAGAAGSLAADNTRANARRLASAITPIAMVTAFCGTLLFMQSTIAHVSAEHVRAGIVADHVLGSTGAGLPPGTAARAAEVPGARAALGVLRTGALYETGDTLATATALGISGDPAQLPRVLDLGVKEGSLADLGRSPDTVALDSTLAGTLGVKIGERVPLRLGDGTKATPTVVATYERGLGIGQLLLPRAAVAAHVSNAFDSQVLVADAPGADRGAVAAGLAALDPSAVTVTDAAGYTAQADRDMEISSWANTVMAGVLGGFAAVAAANTLVMTVLDRRREVGLLRLAGTTRRQIRGMMRWEALLVAATGLLVGGAIAWITLVPIARGVTGAGPYVPVGTALPLAAGAVALSLAATGLPARALLRIRPIEAGAGRH; encoded by the coding sequence ATGACGAACGGCCTCGCCCGCGCCTCGGTGCGCTCGCGCCCCGCGTCCTTCGTCGGCAGCCTGGTCGCCCTGCTGCTCGGCGCCGCGGTCATCACCGCCTGCGGCACCCTGCTGCAGACCGGCCTCACCGCCCACCTGCCCCCCGTACGCCATGCCGGGACGCCGGTGCTGGTCGCCGCCGACCCGCAGGCCCGTGTCACCGTCGGCCGCGGCGAGGACCGCGAGACCGTCAGCACCTCGCTGCCGGAACGCGCCCGGGTCGACACCGCGCTCGCGGCCGAGATCGCGGCCCGGCCCGGCGTGGCCGCCGCCGTGCCGGACATCGCCTTCCCCCTGCAGGAGGTACGCACCGGGCACCCCGACCGGGACGCCGCCCTGCCGCCGCTCACCGGCCGGGGGTACGCGGCCACCGCGATCACCGGCGGGGGCGCGGCCGTCCTCGCCGAGGGCCGGGCGCCCGGCGCCGGCGAGATCGCCCTGGACGCCGCCACCGCGCGGGCCGCGCAGCTGGCCCCCGGGGACCGCCTCACCCTCGCCGCGCCCGGCGGCAGCGGCGGCTACCGGATCTCCGGGCTGACCGCCGCAGGTGCCGGCGCCGCGAGTGCCTGGTTCGCCGACGCCACCGCCGGTGAGCTGTCCGGCCACCCGGGCCGGGCCGACGCCATCGCCGTCCGGCCGCGCGAGGGCGTCGACACCCGGACGCTGGCCGAGCAGGTCCGGCAGGCGGTCGGCGACCGCGCGCAGGTGCTCACCGGCGACGCCCGCGGCGCGGTCGAGCAGCCCGGGCTGATCCAGGCCCGGGAGCTGCTGACCGGCCTGGGCGGCTCCTTCGGCGGCGTCGCCGCGATGACCGCCGTCTTCGTGGTGCTGGGCACCGTCGCGCTGGCCACCGGCCAGCGGGCCCGCGAGTTCGCGCTGCTGCGCGCGATCGGCGCCACCCCCCGGCAGATCCGCCGGACCATCGCCGCCGAGGCGATGCTGCTCGCCCCCGTCGCCGCCGGCCTCGGCATCCTGCCCGGACTCGCCCTGGCCCGCTGGTGGTTCGGGCAACTGGTCGAACGCGGCGCGATACCGCGCGGGGTCCGGCTGGACGTCGGCCCGCTGCCGATGGCGGCGGCCGTGGTCGTCAGCCTGCTGTCCGCGCTCACCGCCGGGTACGTCGCCGCCCGCCGGCCCTCCAAGCTCCGGCCGAGCCAGGCGCTCGGCGAGGCCGCGGTGGAGCGGGCCCGGCCCGGGGTCGTCCGGACCGGCCTGGGCCTGCTCACCCTGGCCGGCGGCATCGTGCTGGCCGCCCTCGCCGCCGGCCACGCCGGGACGGACGCCGCCAACCTGGCGCTCGGCGTGGTGATGTGCCTGCTCACCGCGGTCGCGCTGCTCGGCCCGACGGTCGCCCGGATCGCCGCCACCGTGCTCGGCCTGCCGCTGCGGTCCGGCGGCGCGGGCGCCGCCGGGTCGCTGGCCGCCGACAACACCCGGGCCAACGCCCGCCGGCTGGCCTCCGCGATCACCCCGATCGCGATGGTCACCGCCTTCTGCGGCACCCTGCTGTTCATGCAGAGCACCATCGCGCACGTCTCCGCCGAACACGTCCGGGCCGGGATCGTCGCCGACCACGTGCTCGGCTCCACCGGCGCGGGCCTGCCGCCCGGGACGGCCGCCCGGGCCGCCGAAGTCCCCGGCGCCCGGGCCGCGCTCGGCGTGCTGCGCACCGGCGCCCTCTACGAGACGGGCGACACGCTCGCCACCGCGACCGCGCTCGGCATCTCCGGCGACCCGGCGCAGCTGCCGCGGGTACTCGATCTCGGCGTCAAGGAGGGCTCGTTGGCCGACCTGGGGCGGTCGCCGGACACGGTCGCGCTGGACAGCACGCTGGCCGGCACGCTCGGCGTGAAGATCGGCGAGCGCGTGCCGCTCCGGCTGGGTGACGGTACGAAAGCCACCCCGACCGTCGTCGCGACGTACGAACGTGGCCTGGGGATCGGCCAGTTGCTGCTGCCGCGGGCGGCGGTCGCGGCGCACGTGAGCAACGCCTTCGACAGCCAGGTCCTGGTGGCGGACGCGCCCGGCGCCGACCGCGGCGCGGTCGCGGCGGGGCTGGCCGCGCTCGATCCCTCGGCGGTGACGGTGACCGACGCGGCCGGGTACACCGCCCAGGCCGACCGGGACATGGAGATCAGCTCCTGGGCCAACACCGTGATGGCGGGTGTGCTCGGCGGCTTCGCGGCCGTGGCCGCCGCCAACACCCTGGTGATGACGGTCCTCGACCGGCGCCGCGAGGTCGGGCTGCTGCGGCTGGCCGGCACCACCCGCCGCCAGATCCGCGGCATGATGCGCTGGGAGGCGCTGCTGGTGGCGGCCACCGGGCTGCTGGTCGGCGGGGCGATCGCCTGGATCACGCTCGTCCCGATCGCCCGCGGCGTCACCGGCGCCGGCCCGTACGTCCCCGTGGGCACCGCCCTGCCGTTGGCGGCCGGTGCGGTGGCCCTCAGCCTGGCCGCCACCGGGCTGCCCGCCCGGGCGCTGCTCAGGATCCGACCGATCGAGGCCGGTGCCGGGCGGCATTGA
- a CDS encoding SDR family oxidoreductase yields MNDSPVTLITGGGSGIGAATARQLLDLGHRVTVTGRDQGRLERFAEELGRPASLLALTGDAADHDAVEAAVEATVKEFGRLDAVVANAGVATHDTLADGDPAGWREMVLTNVLGPALLIRAALPALLASRGRIVLVGSVAGFVHTPGNIYGATKWAVTGLAENTRRMVTADGVGVTLIAPGRVETPFWDGTGGLPEGLLLTADQIAGSIVWALGQPAGVDVNNVIIRPIGQPV; encoded by the coding sequence ATGAACGACTCGCCCGTCACACTGATCACCGGCGGTGGCAGCGGCATCGGGGCGGCGACCGCCCGGCAGCTGCTGGACCTCGGGCACCGGGTGACCGTCACCGGGCGCGACCAGGGCCGGCTGGAGCGCTTCGCCGAAGAACTGGGGCGGCCGGCAAGCCTGTTGGCGCTGACCGGGGACGCCGCCGACCACGATGCCGTCGAAGCGGCGGTCGAGGCCACGGTGAAGGAGTTCGGGCGGCTGGACGCCGTGGTCGCCAACGCCGGGGTCGCCACCCACGACACCCTCGCCGACGGCGACCCGGCGGGCTGGCGCGAGATGGTGCTCACCAACGTGCTCGGGCCGGCCCTGCTGATCCGGGCCGCGCTGCCCGCGCTCCTGGCGAGCCGAGGCCGGATCGTCCTGGTCGGCAGCGTCGCCGGCTTCGTGCACACCCCCGGCAACATCTACGGGGCCACCAAGTGGGCGGTCACCGGCCTGGCCGAGAACACCCGGCGGATGGTCACCGCCGACGGGGTGGGCGTCACCCTGATCGCGCCGGGCCGGGTGGAGACCCCGTTCTGGGACGGGACGGGCGGACTGCCCGAGGGGTTGCTGCTGACGGCCGACCAGATCGCCGGCTCGATCGTCTGGGCGCTCGGGCAGCCGGCCGGCGTCGACGTCAACAACGTCATCATCCGGCCGATCGGCCAGCCGGTCTGA
- a CDS encoding alpha/beta hydrolase, producing MTDGLTRFLAAYDAVLDAWPVPVERLDLPSAHGTTRVLLCGPEDGEPLVLLNGGGTTATVWFANVAELSRTRRVHAVDRIGEPGRSVAGERPIRTAEDLHDWLDGVLDALGLGRTDLCGHSYGGWIALTYALRAPERVRRLVLLDPTNCFAGFRPRYLLRALPMLLRPTARRARSFLAWETGGAELDRRWLELYGLGAELPRARVVLGRRPAAERLRASTVPALVLLAGDSRAHDSRRVEEAARRRLPGVETAVLDGLTHHGIPSVGAPASNRRIADFLDRP from the coding sequence ATGACCGACGGCCTGACCCGCTTCCTCGCGGCCTACGACGCGGTCCTCGACGCGTGGCCGGTGCCCGTCGAGCGACTGGACCTCCCCTCGGCCCACGGCACCACCCGGGTGCTGCTCTGCGGCCCCGAGGACGGCGAGCCGCTGGTGCTGCTGAACGGCGGCGGGACCACCGCGACGGTGTGGTTCGCCAACGTGGCGGAGCTGAGCCGCACCAGGCGGGTGCACGCCGTCGACCGGATCGGCGAGCCCGGCCGCAGCGTGGCCGGCGAGCGGCCGATCCGGACGGCCGAGGACCTGCACGACTGGCTGGACGGCGTCCTCGACGCGCTCGGTCTCGGCCGCACCGACCTCTGCGGGCACTCCTACGGCGGCTGGATCGCCCTCACGTACGCCCTGCGCGCACCGGAGCGGGTCCGCCGGCTGGTCCTCCTCGACCCCACCAACTGCTTCGCCGGATTCCGCCCCCGGTACCTGCTGCGGGCTCTGCCCATGCTGCTCCGGCCGACCGCCCGGCGGGCCCGGTCCTTCCTCGCCTGGGAGACCGGTGGCGCCGAACTCGACCGGCGATGGCTGGAGTTGTACGGCCTCGGCGCCGAACTGCCGCGTGCGCGGGTGGTGCTGGGGCGGCGGCCGGCGGCGGAGCGGCTGCGGGCCTCGACCGTGCCGGCCCTGGTCCTGCTGGCCGGGGACAGCCGGGCGCACGACAGCCGGCGGGTCGAGGAGGCGGCCCGGCGCCGGCTCCCCGGCGTCGAGACCGCCGTGCTCGACGGCCTCACCCATCACGGCATCCCCTCCGTCGGGGCGCCGGCGTCGAACCGCCGGATCGCGGACTTCCTCGACCGGCCGTGA